One Hemitrygon akajei chromosome 11, sHemAka1.3, whole genome shotgun sequence DNA segment encodes these proteins:
- the cep20 gene encoding centrosomal protein 20 isoform X3 yields the protein MGQLKARIRAEVFNALDDQSEPRPPLSHENLLINELIREYLEFNKYKYTASVLTAEAGQPELPLEREFLVNELKIVEDSSIKTVPLLYGILAHFINKKEDGVKILGKTTSAPNIKKVTLREPNEKCSSDDLPESSRFAGRSFEEPFVLKGGH from the exons ATGGGCCAACTAAAAGCCCGAATTCGAGCTGAGGTTTTTAACGCTCTGGATGATCAGAGTGAGCCAAGGCCACCACTGTCACATGAAAATCTTCTTATTAATGAACTCATCCGTGAATATCTTGAGTTTAATAAAtacaagtacacagcatcagtgctGACTGCAG AGGCTGGCCAACCTGAGTTACCCTTAGAGAGAGAATTTCTAGTGAATGAACTGAAAATTGTTGAAGATTCAAGCATTAAAACTGT CCCTCTACTATATGGAATTCTAGCTCATTTTATAAACAAAAAGGAGGATGGAGTAAAAATTCTTGGTAAAACTACATCTGCGCCAAATATAAAGAAGGTGACTTTAAGGGAGCCAAATGAAAAATGTAGTTCAG ATGACTTGCCTGAATCTAGCAGATTTGCAGGAAGAAGCTTTGAAGAACCTTTTGTTCTCAAAGGTGGACATTGA
- the cep20 gene encoding centrosomal protein 20 isoform X2: MGCVSDFGVLKETLEKRGVMGQLKARIRAEVFNALDDQSEPRPPLSHENLLINELIREYLEFNKYKYTASVLTAEAGQPELPLEREFLVNELKIVEDSSIKTVPLLYGILAHFINKKEDGVKILGKTTSAPNIKKVTLREPNEKCSSDDLPESSRFAGRSFEEPFVLKGGH; encoded by the exons TTCTGAAAGAGACCTTGGAGAAAAGAGGTGTAATGGGCCAACTAAAAGCCCGAATTCGAGCTGAGGTTTTTAACGCTCTGGATGATCAGAGTGAGCCAAGGCCACCACTGTCACATGAAAATCTTCTTATTAATGAACTCATCCGTGAATATCTTGAGTTTAATAAAtacaagtacacagcatcagtgctGACTGCAG AGGCTGGCCAACCTGAGTTACCCTTAGAGAGAGAATTTCTAGTGAATGAACTGAAAATTGTTGAAGATTCAAGCATTAAAACTGT CCCTCTACTATATGGAATTCTAGCTCATTTTATAAACAAAAAGGAGGATGGAGTAAAAATTCTTGGTAAAACTACATCTGCGCCAAATATAAAGAAGGTGACTTTAAGGGAGCCAAATGAAAAATGTAGTTCAG ATGACTTGCCTGAATCTAGCAGATTTGCAGGAAGAAGCTTTGAAGAACCTTTTGTTCTCAAAGGTGGACATTGA
- the cep20 gene encoding centrosomal protein 20 isoform X1 has product MATVSELKAVLKETLEKRGVMGQLKARIRAEVFNALDDQSEPRPPLSHENLLINELIREYLEFNKYKYTASVLTAEAGQPELPLEREFLVNELKIVEDSSIKTVPLLYGILAHFINKKEDGVKILGKTTSAPNIKKVTLREPNEKCSSDDLPESSRFAGRSFEEPFVLKGGH; this is encoded by the exons TTCTGAAAGAGACCTTGGAGAAAAGAGGTGTAATGGGCCAACTAAAAGCCCGAATTCGAGCTGAGGTTTTTAACGCTCTGGATGATCAGAGTGAGCCAAGGCCACCACTGTCACATGAAAATCTTCTTATTAATGAACTCATCCGTGAATATCTTGAGTTTAATAAAtacaagtacacagcatcagtgctGACTGCAG AGGCTGGCCAACCTGAGTTACCCTTAGAGAGAGAATTTCTAGTGAATGAACTGAAAATTGTTGAAGATTCAAGCATTAAAACTGT CCCTCTACTATATGGAATTCTAGCTCATTTTATAAACAAAAAGGAGGATGGAGTAAAAATTCTTGGTAAAACTACATCTGCGCCAAATATAAAGAAGGTGACTTTAAGGGAGCCAAATGAAAAATGTAGTTCAG ATGACTTGCCTGAATCTAGCAGATTTGCAGGAAGAAGCTTTGAAGAACCTTTTGTTCTCAAAGGTGGACATTGA